Proteins from one Clostridium cellulovorans 743B genomic window:
- a CDS encoding VanW family protein: MGKNKNTFIIKLSILSICVISIAGVFFMKVKSTVERWNDKIYPSVYVEDINLGGKTKEEAIKVMEEQYTEPFSQSVIKIKLGDVIKNTQLSNFEPKYNLEDTVAKAYEYGKSQKMMDKYSKINKPSMNQYDIDYDFDYDKIDRFISSLASEVNRNPRNATVSSVNERVSVNEEENGYRVDTKKLKEDLLDSLKNIKSEEVFIEAKVDVIKPTITKENLKIIDTKISSFSSNYSINAEGRATNIEIATESLNGQVVMPGDEFSFNKIIGETTAEKGYKPATVIVENELKEEIGGGICQVSTTLYNSIIQLNIKSTERRNHTLTVAYVPVGTDAAVSYGYMDYRFKNTLKYPLYIEGIANEGILTFNIYSNSKAVQTDTSYRLRSEVIETMQPKVETVEDEKLEVGEKKELQAGLTGYKSVTYLEKVVNGAVVSKEVISKDIYSPTVTKIAIGKQKVH, encoded by the coding sequence ATGGGGAAAAATAAGAATACCTTTATAATCAAACTAAGTATACTTAGTATTTGTGTAATATCTATAGCTGGGGTTTTCTTTATGAAGGTGAAAAGTACTGTTGAGAGATGGAATGACAAAATTTATCCCAGTGTTTATGTTGAAGATATAAATTTAGGTGGCAAGACAAAAGAAGAGGCTATAAAAGTTATGGAAGAACAGTATACAGAACCCTTTTCCCAGAGTGTGATTAAAATAAAGCTTGGGGACGTTATAAAGAATACGCAATTATCTAACTTTGAACCCAAATATAATTTAGAAGATACAGTTGCAAAAGCTTATGAATATGGTAAAAGTCAGAAAATGATGGATAAGTATTCTAAAATAAATAAACCTAGCATGAATCAATATGATATAGATTATGATTTTGATTATGATAAGATAGATAGATTTATAAGTTCTTTGGCTAGTGAAGTGAATCGAAATCCAAGGAATGCAACAGTTTCAAGTGTCAATGAAAGAGTTAGTGTAAATGAAGAAGAAAATGGATATAGAGTAGATACAAAAAAGCTTAAAGAAGATCTATTAGATTCTTTAAAAAATATAAAAAGTGAAGAAGTTTTTATAGAAGCAAAGGTTGATGTAATTAAGCCTACAATTACAAAAGAAAACTTAAAAATAATAGATACAAAGATATCTTCTTTTAGTAGTAATTATTCAATAAATGCTGAAGGGCGAGCAACAAATATAGAAATTGCTACAGAAAGCTTAAACGGACAAGTTGTTATGCCTGGGGATGAATTTAGTTTTAATAAAATTATAGGTGAAACAACTGCTGAGAAAGGATACAAACCAGCTACTGTAATAGTTGAAAATGAACTTAAAGAAGAAATAGGTGGGGGAATATGTCAAGTATCAACGACTTTATATAATAGCATCATACAATTAAATATTAAGTCTACGGAAAGACGAAATCATACATTAACTGTGGCATATGTACCAGTTGGAACCGACGCAGCAGTGTCTTATGGGTATATGGATTACAGATTTAAAAACACTCTAAAATATCCTCTATATATAGAAGGTATTGCAAATGAAGGAATTCTTACTTTTAATATTTATTCAAATTCAAAGGCTGTGCAAACTGATACTAGCTATCGACTTCGTAGTGAAGTCATAGAAACTATGCAACCTAAAGTTGAAACAGTCGAAGACGAAAAGCTTGAAGTAGGAGAGAAGAAAGAGTTACAAGCTGGATTGACAGGATATAAATCTGTAACCTATCTTGAAAAGGTTGTCAATGGGGCAGTAGTTTCAAAAGAAGTTATATCAAAAGACATATATAGCCCTACAGTTACAAAAATTGCCATAGGTAAACAAAAGGTTCATTGA
- a CDS encoding peptidylprolyl isomerase — translation MDNKVLAVVKNKEITEQNINELIVRMPDQQRMYYDTEQGRARLLEELVSVEVFYNYALELKLDESPAFLEQLEGAKRQMLFPIAADEVTKDVEIADQDVADFYKNNRELFKKPELATASHILVDSEEKAQEIKAEIEAGLSFADAAAKYSTCPSNQRGGDLGQFQKGQMVPEFEEVAFTLPINKLSDPVKTQFGYHLIKVTDFQPEMIQDFDEVQVAIKEKMLQDRRQYKFLEKVDELKKLYNVEYK, via the coding sequence ATGGATAATAAAGTATTAGCAGTGGTAAAAAATAAAGAGATAACAGAACAAAATATTAATGAATTAATAGTAAGAATGCCAGACCAACAAAGAATGTATTATGATACAGAACAAGGTAGAGCAAGATTATTAGAAGAATTAGTAAGCGTTGAAGTTTTTTATAACTATGCTTTAGAACTTAAATTAGATGAAAGTCCTGCATTTTTAGAACAATTAGAAGGTGCTAAAAGACAAATGCTATTCCCAATAGCAGCAGATGAAGTGACAAAAGATGTAGAAATAGCAGATCAAGATGTAGCTGATTTCTATAAAAATAATAGAGAATTATTTAAAAAACCAGAATTAGCTACAGCAAGTCATATATTAGTTGATTCAGAAGAAAAAGCACAAGAGATTAAAGCAGAGATAGAAGCTGGTCTTTCTTTTGCAGATGCCGCAGCTAAATATTCAACTTGTCCATCAAATCAAAGAGGCGGAGATCTTGGTCAATTCCAAAAAGGCCAAATGGTTCCTGAGTTTGAGGAAGTTGCATTCACTCTTCCTATAAATAAGTTAAGTGATCCAGTTAAAACTCAATTTGGATATCACTTAATAAAAGTTACTGATTTCCAACCAGAGATGATTCAAGATTTTGATGAAGTTCAGGTAGCTATAAAGGAAAAAATGTTACAAGATAGAAGACAATATAAATTCCTTGAAAAAGTTGATGAACTTAAGAAATTATATAATGTAGAGTATAAATAA